In the genome of Girardinichthys multiradiatus isolate DD_20200921_A chromosome 7, DD_fGirMul_XY1, whole genome shotgun sequence, one region contains:
- the slc35a5 gene encoding probable UDP-sugar transporter protein SLC35A5 produces MVCCYSCARLCSRSSGYTLALGLGFVTLGTSRIVLLKFSANAENKYDFLPASVNLLAEALKLLFCLVMSVRVIVREGRSCRDLGCASSSSFLISLKWAVPAFLYFLDNLIIFYVMTYLQPAMAVLFSNFVILTTAVLFRLVLKRRLSWVQWASLVILFLAIVSLTTGSGGSQNSIAMPGLHSNPLSTPSNSCILYTQLLEQMKNSSASESWTSSLPGQAWRDRIVGKLQSLGVGHILLFLQCFISAMANIYNEKILKEGDQLTESIFIQNSKLYVFGVVFNGLTLGLSSEARGLTIHCGLLHGHNIYSLALVLVTAALGLSVAFILKFRDNMFHVLTGQITTVLVTGFSLFLFDFRPSLDFFLQAPIVLLSIFIYNASRPKDLEYSLQQEKLRVINGEVFKRSRGDGEELELLSKTNTDSESDEESL; encoded by the exons ATGGTGTGCTGCTACTCCTGCGCCAGGCTCTGCTCCCGCTCCTCGGGCTACACTCTGGCGCTTGGCCTGGGTTTTGTTACATTAGGGACAAGTCGCATTGTGCTGTTGAAATTCTCTGCCAACGCAG aaaataagtATGACTTCCTCCCTGCATCTGTTAATCTGCTCGCTGAGGCTCTCAAGCTGCTCTTCTGTCTGGTTATGTCGGTCAGAGTGATAGTCCGAG AGGGACGATCATGCAGAGATTTGGGCTGtgcctccagctcctccttccTGATCTCCCTAAAGTGGGCTGTCCCTGCGTTCCTCTACTTTCTGGACAACCTGATCATCTTCTATGTGATGACCTACCTGCAGCCG GCCATGGCAGTGTTGTTCTCCAACTTTGTCATCCTGACCACAGCTGTTCTCTTTAGACTTGTTTTAAA GCGGCGTCTGTCTTGGGTTCAGTGGGCATCTTTAGTTATCCTTTTCCTGGCCATCGTCTCCTTGACAACAGGGTCAGGGGGCAGCCAAAACTCCATAGCAATGCCAGGCCTCCACTCAAATCCCCTCTCCACCCCCTCCAACTCCTGCATTCTTTACACCCAGCTCCTGGAGCAGATGAAAAACAGCAG CGCCTCTGAGTCGTGGACATCGTCACTGCCCGGTCAGGCCTGGAGGGACAGGATAGTGGGGAAGCTGCAGTCTCTCGGTGTGGGTCACATCCTGCTCTTCCTGCAGTGTTTCATTTCTGCCATGGCCAACATCTACAATGAGAAAATTCTCAAAGAGGGAGACCAGCTTACAGAGAGCATCTTCATCCAGAACAGTAAATT GTATGTCTTTGGTGTGGTGTTTAATGGTCTGACTCTGGGGCTCAGCAGTGAGGCTCGAGGACTCACCATTCACTGTGGCCTTCTCCACGGACATAACATTTATTCTTTGGCTTTGGTGCTGGTCACTG CTGCCCTGGGTTTATCTGTTGCCTTCATCTTAAAGTTCAGAGACAATATGTTCCACGTGCTGACGGGCCAGATCACCACCGTACTAGTGACCGGATTCTCCCTCTTCCTGTTTGACTTCCGCCCCTCGCTGGACTTCTTCCTGCAGGCCCCCATAGTCCTGCTatccatttttatttacaacgCCAGCCGACCAAAAGACCTGGAGTACAGCCTACAACAGGAGAAACTGCGGGTCATCAATGGAGAGGTGTTTAAGAGGTCCAGAGGG GACGGCGAGGAGCTGGAGCTCCTCAGTAAGACCAACACAGACAGTGAATCTGACGAGGAATCCTTGTGA